The genomic region GATGCTGCTGTGGCTTCTGGCGGCCGTGCCGACCGCCGCCCAGGAGATAAAGCCGGAGGAGCAGAAGACCGAGACGAAGAAGGTGGACCCCGTCGTCGTGACGGCGACGACGGTGGCGACGCCGGCCACGGAGCTTGGCGTGGCGCTGAGTGTCGTCACGGAAAACGACTTCAGGACCTATCACTACGCGACGGTGGACGAGGCGCTGCGGAATCTGCCGGGCGTGGAGATCCGGCGCTCAGGGTCTCTCGGCAAGACCTCGAGCATCTCGATTCGGGGCGCCAATTCCAATCAGGTGCAGGTGCTGGTGGACGGGGTGCGGGTGAAGAGCCCCACGCTGGGGCAGGTGGATCTCTCCGACCTCTCGCCGGATCTAATCGAGCGGATCGAGATCATCCGAGGGCCCCAGGCTACGCTGTACGGGGCCGATGCCATCGTCGGCGTGGTCAACATCATCACCAAGAAGGGCACGGGACCGTTTCAGGCCTCGGTGCAGCAGGAAGTGGGCAACTACGACACCCTCCAGTCGCGGTTCCAGGCAAGCGGTGCCTGGAAGATCTTCAACTACGCGTTCTCGGCCTCGCACCTCGAAAGCAATGGGCAGTTCCAGAACGACGGCTCCAACGTCAACGCGCTCAACGGCCGGCTCGGGGTCTCGCTGCCCTTCGACTCGTCGCTCTCCTTCATCCTCCGCTACAACAAGAGCGACATCGGCGTGCCGGTCAAGGGCGTCTTCCCGCCGCCCCAGCCCATCGACCCCATCATCAACCCCAATGCCAAGCAGCAGAGCGAGACCACGGTGATGCTGCTCGAGGCCAAGACGCGCCCCGTGACGTGGTGGGAGAGCACGGCGCGCATCTCGCGCTACGAGAACAATGTCGGCTTCCAGGACCCGGCTGATCCCGGCGTCGACTTCGATTTCCCAATCTTTGCCCAGATCAACGTCGTGCGGCGCGAGGCCGAATGGCTCAACTCCATCCACCTGGGATCGTGGAGCACCAGCACGGTCGGGCTCGGCTACCGCCACGAGGAGGGCGAGAACAAGGGCGTCTTCCATACGGCCCGTCACGTACCGTCCATCTTCTTCGAGCAGCAATTCCGGTTCTTCGATCGACTCTTCCTCACGGGCGGCGCCCGGAACGAGGACGACAGCGTGTTCGGCAGCGCCACCACGGAGCACGGCTCACTGGCTTTGGTCATCAAGGAGACGGGCACGCGCATTCGCGGCAGCGCGGGGACGGGCTTCCGGGCGCCGACCTTCAACGACCTCTTCTTCCCAGACTTCGGCAACCCTAGCCTCCAGCCCGAGCGCAGCATGTCGTACGATGCCGGGGTGGACCAGAAGCTCTGGCAGGGCCGGATCCGCCTCGGCCTCACGTACTTTCACAACGAGTTCAAGAACCTGATCACCTGCTGCGTGCCCATCCCGACGGCGCCCTTCGGCGGCCCCGTCAATGTCGGCTCGGCGCGATCGGCGGGCATCGAGTTCACGAGCGAGGTGGACGTCCTGCCGAACCTCGTTGCCTCGCTCAACTATACGTACACCGACACCAAGAACCTCCAGACTGGGCGGTGGCTGCCCCGCGAGCCCCAGCACCGGTGGAACATCGGGCTCACCTGGGAGCCCATCCGACGGTTGTCGCTCTGGACCCAGGTCCACGTGGTCACCCAGCAGTGGGAGACCTTCGGCGAGGTCTACAACAGCGGGTATACCCGCGTGGACCTGGGTGGCACCTACCGCCTGCTCGAGAAGTACAACTGGGTGCAGGGCGTGGATCTCACCCTGCGGGTGCAGAACCTCCTGAACGAAGGCTATGCCGAGGTGCGCGGCTTTCCGGCCCTCGGCACCAACGTCCTGGTCGGCCTGCGGGTGAGCTTTTAGAGGCGTGTCTATCTCTATCTGATCAGCCATGCCGAACCGAGTCGGCGAACCTCAGCACATAGGCGGAAGTGAGCGGGTGCCGGCCTGGCGACGGCGATGCGCGCCCTGTCCGCCGCCGTGCTCGTGGCGGCGGCCGAGACGTCGCGCCCGGTCTATGTTTTCACGCCGAACCGCTCGGCGGAGCTCCGGGTCGCGCTCACCGTCGGCGTCGACGCCGTCATCACGGACTACGTGGCGATCGCGGTCGAGCTTCGCCGACGGCTCGCGCGTGGAGAGGGGGAGTGACGTCGATGCCCATCAGCATCCGGTTTGTGGGATCCGGGGACTCATTCGGAAGTGGGGGCCGCTTTCAGACCTGCATCCTTATCGATGGAGGCGGGATGCGCTTCGCCATAGATTTCGGGACATCGTCACTGATCGCCTTGAAGCAGCAGGGGATCGAGCACAATAGCATTGACGCCATCCTGCTCACGCACTTGCACGGTGATCACTGCGGCGGGGTGCCCTTTATGCTGGTGGACGCCATGCTCGGAGCCCGGCGGAGTCGGCCGCTCACCATCGCCGGCCCGCGCGACCTGCGCGCCAGAATGGACGCGATCGCAGAAGCGCTCTTCCCCGGCTCAGAGGTCATGGTGCCGAAGTTCCCGCTCGACTACGTCGAGATGCGGGTGGGAGAGCGGAGCGTCGTAGGCAATCTTCGGATCACACCGTACGCGGCCAAGCATACAGGGCAGACCAACCCCACGTGTCTTCGTGTGGAAGTCGGCGACAAGATCATTGCGTACACGGGCGACGGCGAATGGACGGACGCGATGGCGCAGATGGGCCAGGGAGCCGACCTTGTCATCGCCGAATGCTACTACTACGCGAAGCCGATCAAGTGGCACCTGAACTACCCGGCAATCGTCGAGCACCTGAGAGACTTCGGGGCAAAGCGTGTGATTCTCACGCACATGAGCGACGGAATGCTCTTGCACGCGAACGCTGTCCCAGAGGAATGTGCTCACGATGGGATGGTGGTCGAGCTATAGGGGCAGGTTCGAAAGGGCTATTGACCATAGAATGAGATGATTACTTTCACGTCAGCAGGGGTGTCCGAGCGGACAATGCGCGCGTCAGAGATGGTGCCCGTCCTCGTCATCGCCGGGGTCTCGAGCGGCGTGGGGAAAACCACGGTGACGCTGGGCCTGTTGGAGGCGCTCCGTCGTCGTGGGCTCGCCGTGCAAGCCTTCAAGGTGGGGCCCGACTTCATCGATCCGGCCTACCACGCGCTGGCCACAGGCAGACCCTCCTATAACCTGGATGGCTGGATGTGCGGACGCGATCAGGTCATGGCCACCGTCGGCGAGCGCGCCGCCCAGGCCGACCTGGCCCTGGTCGAGGGGGTCATGGGCTGCTTCGACGGGACCGACGGGCTCACGGAGGATGGCTCCACGGCGCAAATTGCCAAGTGGCTCGGTGCGCCGGTGGTCTTGGTGCTGGACGCTGGAGCACTCGTCCGCAGTGCCGCAGCCCTTGTGCTGGGTTTCGAGCGGTTCGACCCGGACCTCGTGTTTGCCGGTGTCATCTTCAACCGCGCGGGCGGTGCGGTCCACCGCCAGTGGCTCGCCCAGGCGGTGA from Candidatus Rokuibacteriota bacterium harbors:
- a CDS encoding MBL fold metallo-hydrolase, with the protein product MPISIRFVGSGDSFGSGGRFQTCILIDGGGMRFAIDFGTSSLIALKQQGIEHNSIDAILLTHLHGDHCGGVPFMLVDAMLGARRSRPLTIAGPRDLRARMDAIAEALFPGSEVMVPKFPLDYVEMRVGERSVVGNLRITPYAAKHTGQTNPTCLRVEVGDKIIAYTGDGEWTDAMAQMGQGADLVIAECYYYAKPIKWHLNYPAIVEHLRDFGAKRVILTHMSDGMLLHANAVPEECAHDGMVVEL
- a CDS encoding TonB-dependent receptor, with the protein product MRVMSGVLMLLWLLAAVPTAAQEIKPEEQKTETKKVDPVVVTATTVATPATELGVALSVVTENDFRTYHYATVDEALRNLPGVEIRRSGSLGKTSSISIRGANSNQVQVLVDGVRVKSPTLGQVDLSDLSPDLIERIEIIRGPQATLYGADAIVGVVNIITKKGTGPFQASVQQEVGNYDTLQSRFQASGAWKIFNYAFSASHLESNGQFQNDGSNVNALNGRLGVSLPFDSSLSFILRYNKSDIGVPVKGVFPPPQPIDPIINPNAKQQSETTVMLLEAKTRPVTWWESTARISRYENNVGFQDPADPGVDFDFPIFAQINVVRREAEWLNSIHLGSWSTSTVGLGYRHEEGENKGVFHTARHVPSIFFEQQFRFFDRLFLTGGARNEDDSVFGSATTEHGSLALVIKETGTRIRGSAGTGFRAPTFNDLFFPDFGNPSLQPERSMSYDAGVDQKLWQGRIRLGLTYFHNEFKNLITCCVPIPTAPFGGPVNVGSARSAGIEFTSEVDVLPNLVASLNYTYTDTKNLQTGRWLPREPQHRWNIGLTWEPIRRLSLWTQVHVVTQQWETFGEVYNSGYTRVDLGGTYRLLEKYNWVQGVDLTLRVQNLLNEGYAEVRGFPALGTNVLVGLRVSF